From a single Nostoc edaphicum CCNP1411 genomic region:
- a CDS encoding nicotinate-nucleotide--dimethylbenzimidazole phosphoribosyltransferase — MPNAQICIYTQKEQGEEWLQRYRGCLPVFACVLGFTETGLIPGISAAGRTPEDRKYTACADAEFLYYGPEHKAQYPLPPLAAGASPVLISRAVFESLKIPVHLFNAGLPQPPAVPVIDLGGAPAKCLSGGAAMEITTVHHLFEQGLLWGERLAANIQQGYLIVGECVVGGTTTALAILTGLGIDAAGKVNSSHPVCNHAQKFALVQAGLEKMKGSREQGAGGDEGDEGDEGAGGAGGENFTLPLSSPVNPLQLVAAVGDPMQVVVAGMTLAASRSCGVMLAGGTQMLAVYALISAIAQAYALSWQPEAVVVGTTRWVAEDPTGATVDLALNLGKSSFIQSGITPPLLGTHLSFANSRYPQLRAYEQGFVKEGMGAGAACIAAHLSQDWQQHQLLAAIEAQLERLSTAFD, encoded by the coding sequence ATGCCCAATGCCCAAATTTGTATTTATACCCAAAAAGAACAGGGTGAAGAATGGCTACAACGGTATCGTGGCTGTCTACCCGTATTTGCTTGTGTTTTAGGATTTACTGAAACTGGTTTAATTCCAGGAATTTCGGCGGCTGGTCGCACTCCAGAGGATCGGAAATATACTGCTTGTGCAGATGCCGAATTTTTGTATTATGGCCCGGAACATAAAGCCCAATATCCCCTACCACCATTAGCGGCTGGGGCTTCACCTGTGCTGATTTCTCGCGCTGTCTTTGAATCGCTAAAGATACCAGTTCATTTATTTAATGCTGGTTTACCTCAGCCTCCTGCTGTGCCAGTAATTGATTTGGGTGGCGCTCCTGCTAAGTGTTTAAGTGGAGGTGCTGCGATGGAAATCACAACGGTACACCACTTGTTTGAACAAGGGCTACTTTGGGGAGAACGCCTTGCTGCTAATATCCAACAGGGGTATCTGATTGTCGGTGAGTGTGTCGTTGGAGGCACTACAACTGCCCTGGCAATCTTAACTGGTTTAGGTATAGATGCTGCCGGAAAAGTTAACAGTAGCCACCCTGTTTGTAACCACGCACAAAAATTTGCACTAGTGCAAGCTGGGTTGGAGAAGATGAAGGGGAGCAGGGAGCAGGGAGCAGGGGGAGATGAGGGAGATGAGGGAGATGAGGGAGCAGGGGGAGCAGGGGGAGAAAATTTTACTTTGCCTTTATCTTCCCCTGTTAACCCCTTACAACTTGTTGCTGCTGTAGGTGATCCCATGCAAGTGGTGGTAGCTGGGATGACGCTCGCAGCTAGTCGTAGTTGTGGTGTAATGCTTGCTGGTGGGACGCAAATGCTGGCGGTTTATGCGCTCATCAGTGCGATCGCTCAAGCTTACGCCTTATCATGGCAACCAGAAGCAGTAGTTGTGGGCACAACCCGCTGGGTGGCAGAAGACCCCACTGGCGCTACAGTTGACTTAGCTCTCAACTTAGGAAAAAGCAGCTTCATTCAGAGTGGAATAACCCCTCCTCTATTGGGAACTCATCTGAGTTTTGCTAATTCTCGTTATCCTCAACTGAGAGCTTATGAGCAGGGCTTTGTGAAAGAAGGTATGGGTGCTGGAGCAGCTTGTATAGCCGCCCATCTTAGCCAAGATTGGCAGCAACACCAACTTTTGGCAGCCATTGAAGCCCAACTTGAACGGCTAAGTACAGCATTTGATTAG